From the genome of Candidatus Methylopumilus rimovensis, one region includes:
- the mlaE gene encoding lipid asymmetry maintenance ABC transporter permease subunit MlaE — protein sequence MNPIFKILSNLGNHVTSRIWRLGSATRLFLLTLIYSGESFRRIHLTIREIYFTGVMSLIIIVVSAFFVGMVLGLQGYYTLQKYGSSESIGVLVALALLRELGPVVTALLFAGRAGTAITAEIGLMKATEQLSAMEMMAISPIARIIGPRFWAGVISMPILASIFSMVGVMGGYLVAVPIIGVDHGAFWSQMNVNVDFRFDVINGLIKSFVFGVACTIIALYEGYDAPPTAEGVSRATTRTVVTSSLTVLGLDFILTSFMMSN from the coding sequence ATGAATCCAATTTTCAAAATTTTAAGCAATCTAGGCAATCATGTTACTTCAAGAATTTGGCGTTTAGGTTCAGCTACGAGGTTATTTTTACTAACCTTAATTTATTCAGGTGAAAGCTTTAGACGAATTCACTTAACCATCCGTGAAATATATTTCACCGGTGTCATGTCCTTAATTATTATCGTGGTCTCCGCATTCTTTGTAGGCATGGTGCTGGGTTTACAAGGATATTACACGTTACAAAAATATGGCTCTTCAGAATCCATTGGCGTTTTAGTTGCATTAGCTTTATTAAGAGAACTTGGCCCAGTGGTTACTGCGCTTTTATTTGCAGGAAGAGCCGGAACTGCAATCACCGCTGAAATTGGTTTAATGAAAGCCACTGAGCAATTATCAGCCATGGAGATGATGGCCATAAGTCCAATTGCCAGAATTATTGGCCCTAGATTTTGGGCTGGTGTTATTTCAATGCCTATACTTGCTTCCATTTTCTCAATGGTAGGCGTGATGGGAGGCTACTTAGTTGCGGTCCCTATTATTGGTGTAGATCACGGAGCATTTTGGTCCCAAATGAATGTGAATGTTGATTTTAGATTTGATGTGATAAATGGACTTATCAAAAGTTTCGTATTTGGAGTTGCATGTACGATTATTGCCCTCTATGAAGGTTATGATGCTCCTCCAACGGCAGAAGGAGTAAGTCGAGCTACCACGCGGACTGTAGTAACTTCTTCACTTACTGTTTTAGGATTAGATTTTATTTTAACTTCGTTTATGATGTCGAATTAA
- a CDS encoding STAS domain-containing protein — MIIFDKNQWQLSGDLTIEKIPAIIDLINKQKLDKKTTIAFSKVTSVDTSTLSLIFELQRQAKKTKSHFVFKNLPKNLNSLAKLYGVEDLVSSLH, encoded by the coding sequence ATGATTATTTTTGATAAAAATCAATGGCAGTTAAGTGGCGATCTTACAATTGAAAAGATACCAGCCATTATTGATTTAATTAATAAACAAAAATTAGACAAAAAAACGACGATTGCTTTCTCAAAAGTAACTTCTGTAGATACGTCGACATTAAGTCTGATTTTTGAATTACAAAGACAAGCTAAAAAAACAAAATCACATTTTGTTTTTAAAAATTTACCAAAAAATTTAAATAGCCTCGCAAAATTATATGGAGTGGAAGATTTAGTATCTTCCCTTCATTAG
- a CDS encoding MlaC/ttg2D family ABC transporter substrate-binding protein: MKKFLLLILTLLMSMSIFAAEAPDLFVRKIADEVFEILKTDKDLKAGNKEKAYKITEEKILPYFDFDRISKLVLGKAWPAATKDEQEAFKKEFRTMLVKTYGSALLKFKDQTLNYKPTRFQPSDEEVLVKTEILKSGAPPLPIDYMLEKDGDSWKVFDIIIEGVSLVTNFRGQFGNEIKQNGIASLISKLAEKNADSDKAKSNK; this comes from the coding sequence ATGAAAAAGTTTTTATTATTAATTTTAACTTTACTAATGTCGATGAGCATATTTGCTGCGGAAGCTCCAGACCTTTTCGTTAGGAAAATTGCCGATGAAGTTTTTGAAATTTTAAAAACGGATAAAGATTTAAAAGCGGGCAATAAGGAAAAAGCCTACAAAATTACTGAAGAAAAAATACTTCCTTATTTTGATTTCGATCGCATTTCAAAACTTGTTCTTGGAAAAGCTTGGCCAGCAGCAACTAAAGACGAGCAGGAAGCTTTCAAAAAAGAGTTTAGAACGATGCTTGTTAAGACTTATGGTAGTGCATTGTTAAAATTTAAGGATCAGACTTTAAATTATAAACCAACTCGATTTCAACCCTCAGATGAAGAAGTATTAGTGAAGACTGAAATTTTGAAGTCTGGCGCGCCACCTTTGCCGATAGACTACATGCTAGAGAAAGATGGTGATTCTTGGAAAGTATTTGATATTATTATTGAAGGTGTCAGTCTAGTTACAAACTTTCGCGGGCAATTTGGTAATGAAATAAAGCAAAATGGTATAGCTTCTCTTATTTCAAAACTTGCAGAGAAGAATGCTGATTCTGATAAAGCAAAATCTAATAAATGA
- a CDS encoding ABC transporter ATP-binding protein, protein MKKAIVFKNVKKNFGKLEALKGIDLTIEEGEFFGLLGPNGAGKSTLINILAGLAKPSSGSIKVMGYDVIQDYQYARRSLGIVPQELVFDPFFNVREMLQFQAGYFGKGRENDDWIDEVIEGLDLKDKANTNMRMLSGGMKRRALIAQALVHKPPVIVLDEPTAGVDVELRKRLWQFIKKLNQKGHTIVLTTHYLEEAETLCSRIAMMDQGKVVALDKTKNLLKRFSAKNLNLRLDLKGKKIPASIQNLMQNLDHHSISFLIEEIAEVEFIIGELKKSKIKILDMDLTNSDLENVFLKLTGSKK, encoded by the coding sequence ATGAAAAAAGCTATCGTATTTAAGAATGTTAAAAAGAACTTCGGTAAATTAGAAGCACTTAAAGGTATTGATCTCACAATAGAAGAGGGCGAATTTTTTGGGCTCTTAGGCCCTAATGGTGCTGGCAAATCAACTCTTATTAATATTCTGGCAGGACTTGCAAAACCTTCTTCAGGTTCAATTAAGGTGATGGGCTATGATGTCATTCAAGATTATCAATATGCAAGAAGATCGCTTGGTATTGTGCCTCAAGAATTAGTATTTGACCCTTTTTTTAATGTACGTGAAATGCTTCAATTCCAAGCAGGCTACTTTGGCAAAGGTCGCGAAAATGATGATTGGATTGATGAAGTCATAGAAGGACTTGATCTAAAAGATAAAGCCAATACAAATATGAGAATGCTTTCTGGTGGTATGAAAAGAAGAGCATTAATAGCGCAAGCTCTTGTGCATAAACCTCCAGTGATTGTTTTAGACGAGCCAACAGCAGGCGTGGATGTAGAACTTAGAAAAAGATTATGGCAGTTCATCAAAAAACTCAATCAAAAAGGCCATACGATTGTTTTGACTACACATTACCTAGAGGAAGCCGAAACTCTTTGCAGTCGAATTGCTATGATGGACCAAGGCAAAGTTGTTGCTTTAGATAAAACAAAAAACCTATTAAAACGATTCTCAGCAAAAAATTTAAATCTACGCTTAGACTTAAAAGGAAAAAAAATTCCTGCAAGTATTCAGAATCTTATGCAAAATTTAGATCATCACTCGATCAGTTTTTTAATTGAAGAAATAGCAGAAGTCGAATTTATTATAGGTGAATTAAAAAAATCAAAAATTAAAATATTGGATATGGATCTGACTAATTCCGACTTAGAAAATGTTTTTTTAAAGCTCACTGGAAGTAAAAAATGA
- the murA gene encoding UDP-N-acetylglucosamine 1-carboxyvinyltransferase, whose amino-acid sequence MDKLVIQGQSPLHGELEISGAKNAALPILIASLLTEDTLSLTHVPQLQDVNTTKSLLKYMGVDIEFKNDSTELTAKEIINKNAPYERVKTMRASILVLGPLLARFGEARVSLPGGCAIGSRPVDIHIKGLQTMGAKIDIHNGYIEASTKHLPKSKLQGCKFYMDIVTVTGTENLMMAASLANGITVLENAAKEPEVLDLGECLNKMGAKIQGLGTDVITIEGVDSLHKASHDVIFDRIEAGTYLAAVAMTGGDVLLKNVQLKCLDAITQKLIETGVKIESHENSIHIKSDGKLKAVNIRTAPYPAFPTDMQAQMMALNTIAEGVSEVTETIFENRFMHVQELIRMGAQIDVRGNTAIIRGKEYLEGASVMATDLRASASLVIASLAARGQTTIERIYHLDRGYEKLEDKLNQLGANIKRIH is encoded by the coding sequence TTGGATAAATTAGTTATTCAAGGACAATCGCCTCTTCACGGTGAACTTGAAATATCAGGCGCTAAAAATGCAGCCTTACCTATACTTATTGCCTCACTTCTTACTGAAGACACACTGTCATTAACTCATGTGCCTCAACTTCAAGACGTAAATACAACCAAATCTTTATTAAAGTATATGGGTGTAGATATTGAGTTCAAAAATGATTCGACTGAATTAACTGCAAAAGAAATTATCAATAAAAATGCACCTTATGAACGCGTAAAAACAATGCGCGCTTCTATTCTTGTATTAGGACCCTTACTTGCAAGATTTGGAGAGGCTCGAGTTTCATTACCGGGAGGCTGTGCTATTGGATCAAGACCTGTCGATATTCATATCAAAGGCCTACAAACGATGGGAGCAAAAATAGATATTCATAATGGTTATATTGAAGCTTCAACGAAACACTTACCGAAATCCAAGTTACAAGGTTGTAAATTTTATATGGATATTGTTACCGTCACAGGGACTGAGAATTTAATGATGGCGGCTTCATTGGCTAATGGAATTACCGTTTTGGAAAATGCTGCCAAAGAACCTGAAGTTTTAGATCTTGGGGAATGTTTAAATAAAATGGGCGCCAAAATACAAGGCTTAGGGACTGATGTGATTACAATTGAAGGAGTGGATTCACTGCATAAAGCAAGTCATGACGTGATCTTTGATAGAATTGAAGCAGGAACATATTTGGCTGCTGTTGCGATGACAGGTGGTGATGTACTTTTAAAAAATGTACAGCTCAAATGTTTAGATGCAATTACACAAAAATTAATTGAAACTGGCGTTAAAATTGAATCGCATGAAAATTCAATTCATATTAAAAGTGATGGAAAATTGAAAGCGGTAAATATAAGAACTGCACCTTATCCTGCTTTCCCAACAGATATGCAGGCACAAATGATGGCGTTAAATACCATTGCAGAAGGGGTATCAGAAGTTACCGAAACGATCTTTGAAAATCGTTTTATGCATGTGCAAGAGCTCATTCGTATGGGAGCACAAATAGACGTTAGAGGAAATACAGCAATTATTAGAGGCAAAGAATATTTGGAAGGGGCTTCTGTAATGGCAACAGATCTTAGAGCTTCTGCAAGTCTGGTTATTGCAAGTTTAGCAGCTAGAGGACAAACTACGATTGAGCGTATTTATCATCTTGATCGCGGATACGAAAAATTAGAAGATAAACTCAATCAACTAGGTGCCAATATTAAACGGATTCATTAA
- a CDS encoding ABC transporter permease — MINFKTEFIGTWTLLKKELLRFWRVVFQTVAAPVITAVLYLLIFSHVLANHVKVYDNVEYTAFLIPGLIMMSLLQNAFANSSSSLIQSKVMGNIVFILLTPITYLQFFLAFLIASIVRGIFVGACIYLFALLYVDLPMLHPWIIFGFAMIGGALLGTFGIIAGIWAHRFDQMAAFQNFVIMPLSFLSGVFYSIHSLPPFWQKVSQLNPFFYMIDGFRYGFFGQSDVAPLLSLSIVTFFFIVLASITLGMLKSGYKLRS; from the coding sequence ATGATAAATTTTAAAACTGAGTTTATAGGGACATGGACACTTCTTAAGAAAGAATTATTAAGATTTTGGCGTGTCGTTTTTCAGACGGTAGCCGCACCCGTGATCACTGCAGTCCTTTACTTGCTCATCTTTTCTCATGTCTTAGCAAATCATGTAAAAGTCTATGATAATGTTGAATACACCGCGTTTCTTATTCCAGGTCTAATCATGATGTCTTTATTGCAAAATGCTTTTGCAAATAGTTCATCAAGCCTTATTCAATCTAAAGTCATGGGAAATATTGTGTTTATATTATTAACACCTATTACTTACCTTCAATTTTTCTTAGCTTTCTTAATCGCTTCAATTGTGAGAGGTATTTTTGTCGGTGCTTGCATTTATTTATTCGCACTTTTGTATGTAGATTTGCCTATGTTGCACCCATGGATTATTTTTGGATTTGCGATGATTGGCGGTGCATTACTTGGCACATTTGGAATTATTGCAGGTATATGGGCACATCGATTTGATCAGATGGCAGCATTCCAAAACTTTGTGATTATGCCTCTATCTTTCCTATCAGGCGTGTTTTATTCAATTCATTCCTTGCCGCCTTTTTGGCAAAAGGTGTCTCAGCTCAACCCTTTCTTTTATATGATTGATGGTTTCCGGTACGGTTTTTTTGGGCAATCTGATGTAGCTCCATTATTAAGCCTTTCAATCGTAACCTTCTTTTTCATTGTGTTGGCTTCCATCACCTTAGGAATGCTAAAATCCGGCTATAAATTAAGAAGCTAA
- the grxD gene encoding Grx4 family monothiol glutaredoxin has protein sequence MSAQEKIQKTINEHNVVLYMKGSPKFPQCGFSSLATKILDACDTDFHAIDVLQDPEIREGIKVFANWPTIPQLYIHGEFIGGADIMKEMYETGELVKLLKANS, from the coding sequence ATGAGTGCGCAAGAGAAGATTCAAAAAACGATTAATGAACACAATGTAGTTTTATACATGAAGGGAAGTCCTAAATTTCCTCAGTGCGGTTTTTCAAGTTTAGCAACTAAAATTTTAGATGCATGTGATACTGATTTTCATGCAATCGATGTACTTCAAGATCCAGAAATAAGAGAAGGCATCAAAGTGTTTGCAAATTGGCCAACCATTCCTCAGCTTTATATTCATGGAGAATTTATCGGTGGCGCCGACATCATGAAAGAGATGTATGAGACTGGAGAACTAGTAAAGTTATTAAAGGCTAATTCATAA
- the mlaD gene encoding outer membrane lipid asymmetry maintenance protein MlaD has product MDKTTLDIWVGLFVAIGIAALMGLAMKVGNLTSNTLGETYTITANYENIGGLKPRAPVKSSGVVVGRIDKIQFDTKAYQAVVTLKIDKRYPFPKDTFANIYTSGLLGEQYISLEAGGDDHFLKEGDRVSKTQDAVVLEKLISQFLYSKASEEPKK; this is encoded by the coding sequence ATGGATAAGACAACATTAGATATTTGGGTGGGTTTATTTGTCGCAATAGGGATTGCAGCCCTTATGGGCTTAGCCATGAAGGTGGGAAACCTTACAAGCAATACGCTAGGGGAAACTTATACAATAACCGCAAATTATGAAAATATTGGAGGACTCAAACCCAGAGCGCCAGTTAAAAGTTCAGGCGTAGTTGTAGGCCGTATTGATAAAATCCAATTTGATACTAAAGCTTATCAAGCTGTTGTAACCTTAAAAATAGATAAAAGATATCCTTTCCCAAAAGATACCTTCGCAAACATTTACACATCAGGATTGCTAGGCGAGCAATATATTAGCCTAGAGGCTGGTGGTGATGATCACTTTCTAAAAGAAGGAGATCGGGTCTCTAAAACACAAGATGCGGTTGTATTGGAAAAGCTTATCAGTCAGTTTTTATATAGTAAAGCCTCTGAAGAGCCCAAAAAATAA
- a CDS encoding ABC transporter ATP-binding protein, whose protein sequence is MTQKNIVEIKNLSFGYGNLMLHKDISMVFPRGKVTAIMGGSGCGKTTILRLIGGQIKPKAGQVTVDGKIVHKQDRQGIYELRRKMGMLFQHGALFTDLSVFDNVAFPMREHTKLPESMIRDLVLMKLNAVGLRGAHKLMSTELSGGMARRVALARAIALDPDIIMYDEPFAGLDPISMAVICDLIRTLNDALGATSIIVTHDVEEAFSFADYIYFVADGSVAAEGTPKELSKSKLPFVHQFVHGEKDGPVPFHYNAPSYKKDIYESV, encoded by the coding sequence ATGACCCAAAAAAATATAGTCGAAATTAAAAACCTATCTTTTGGCTACGGTAATCTTATGCTTCATAAAGATATCAGTATGGTTTTTCCTCGCGGTAAAGTCACAGCTATCATGGGTGGAAGCGGTTGCGGTAAAACGACTATTCTTCGTTTGATAGGCGGTCAGATAAAACCTAAAGCCGGTCAAGTAACTGTGGATGGCAAGATTGTTCACAAACAAGATAGACAGGGCATTTATGAATTGCGAAGAAAAATGGGCATGCTTTTCCAGCACGGCGCTCTTTTTACTGACTTGTCCGTATTTGATAATGTGGCATTTCCAATGCGTGAACACACAAAATTACCAGAAAGCATGATTCGCGATTTAGTTCTTATGAAGCTTAATGCGGTTGGCTTAAGAGGCGCTCATAAACTTATGTCTACTGAACTCTCAGGCGGGATGGCAAGACGAGTAGCACTTGCAAGAGCTATTGCACTAGACCCAGATATTATTATGTATGACGAGCCTTTTGCTGGATTAGATCCTATTTCTATGGCAGTCATTTGTGATCTTATCAGAACGCTCAATGATGCATTGGGAGCAACTTCAATTATCGTGACTCACGATGTAGAAGAAGCCTTTTCTTTTGCAGACTATATTTACTTTGTTGCGGATGGATCAGTTGCTGCTGAAGGAACGCCTAAAGAATTGTCAAAATCAAAACTTCCTTTTGTGCATCAATTTGTGCATGGGGAGAAAGACGGCCCTGTTCCATTTCATTACAATGCGCCTAGCTATAAAAAAGATATTTATGAGTCGGTTTAA
- the hisG gene encoding ATP phosphoribosyltransferase, producing MKITIALSKGRIFEQTIPLLEGVGITCNEDPETSRKLILDTNHKDIKLIIVRATDVPTYVEYGAADIGITGKDILDEYIGEGLYQPIDLNIGRCKMMVAAKEDFDYLGAIQKGVRLKVATKYVKVAKEHFAKKGMHIDLIKLYGSMELAPLVGLADVIVDLVSTGKTLKANNLVAVEDISDISSRLIINQASLKLKRELLQPILSQFEKALKA from the coding sequence ATGAAAATTACAATCGCATTATCTAAAGGAAGAATATTTGAACAAACCATCCCTCTTTTAGAGGGTGTAGGCATTACTTGTAACGAAGATCCTGAAACTTCAAGAAAACTTATTTTAGATACCAATCACAAAGATATAAAACTTATTATTGTAAGAGCTACAGATGTGCCAACTTATGTTGAATATGGCGCAGCTGATATTGGTATTACAGGTAAAGACATTCTCGATGAATATATAGGAGAAGGACTGTACCAGCCGATTGATCTTAATATTGGTCGATGCAAAATGATGGTAGCAGCCAAAGAAGACTTTGATTATTTAGGCGCTATTCAAAAAGGTGTTCGCTTAAAGGTAGCGACAAAATATGTAAAAGTAGCTAAAGAACACTTCGCAAAAAAAGGTATGCATATTGATTTAATTAAGCTCTATGGCTCTATGGAATTGGCGCCTCTTGTAGGTCTAGCAGATGTGATCGTCGATTTAGTGAGTACAGGTAAAACTTTAAAAGCTAATAATCTTGTTGCAGTTGAAGATATTTCCGATATCAGTTCGCGATTAATTATCAATCAGGCATCTTTAAAATTAAAGAGAGAACTCTTGCAACCTATTCTTAGTCAATTTGAAAAAGCACTTAAAGCATAA
- the ccsB gene encoding c-type cytochrome biogenesis protein CcsB, translating to MFNKLFKSSKATFQTFNVFYLAFLLGGALYALKTFHSYMDVYEKVILFGSVGFFSWLGWKWNNFKKITILVFVISLFAIHLYQDVLANNEQIFLLKYLIASQSAIMWMNVFFVLSLLLYWLGLLTKNNLIDNIASSFTFVAVLFGFIGLLVRWYESYLMGLDIGHIPISNLYEVFILFCLITSLLYLFYEERFNTKKLGAFVLIVINAAVGFILWYTFDRHADGVQPLVPALQSYWMKIHVPANFIGYGSFSLAAMVSVAYLFSGKKILTSYLPKLAVLDDLIYKSIAIGFIFFTIATILGAIWAAEAWGGYWSWDPKETWALIVWLNYAAWLHYRIVKGLRGSILAWWALIGLVITTFAFLGVNMFLSGLHSYGEL from the coding sequence ATGTTCAATAAATTATTTAAATCTTCTAAAGCGACATTTCAAACATTTAATGTTTTTTATCTTGCTTTTTTATTAGGCGGTGCCTTGTATGCACTAAAAACATTTCATAGTTATATGGATGTTTATGAAAAAGTAATTTTATTTGGAAGTGTTGGATTTTTTTCATGGCTTGGTTGGAAATGGAATAATTTTAAAAAAATTACGATTTTGGTTTTTGTGATTAGTCTTTTCGCGATTCATTTATATCAAGACGTCTTAGCCAATAATGAGCAAATCTTCTTATTGAAATATTTAATAGCAAGTCAATCAGCAATTATGTGGATGAATGTTTTTTTCGTGCTTTCACTTTTACTCTATTGGCTAGGCCTTCTTACAAAAAATAATTTAATAGACAATATTGCCTCCTCGTTCACTTTTGTAGCAGTTTTGTTTGGTTTCATTGGATTACTTGTGAGATGGTATGAATCTTATTTAATGGGTCTTGATATCGGTCATATCCCAATCAGTAACTTATACGAAGTATTTATTTTATTTTGTTTAATTACCTCCCTTCTATATTTATTTTACGAAGAAAGGTTTAATACAAAAAAATTAGGTGCTTTTGTATTGATTGTTATTAATGCAGCTGTGGGATTTATTTTATGGTACACATTTGATCGTCATGCAGATGGTGTTCAGCCTTTAGTGCCCGCTCTTCAATCTTACTGGATGAAAATACATGTGCCTGCCAATTTCATAGGATATGGATCGTTTTCATTAGCAGCTATGGTATCGGTTGCTTACTTATTTTCAGGCAAAAAAATACTAACTTCTTATTTGCCAAAATTAGCTGTCCTTGATGACCTTATTTATAAGTCTATAGCAATCGGATTTATCTTTTTTACAATCGCAACGATATTAGGTGCCATATGGGCAGCAGAAGCTTGGGGAGGTTATTGGTCATGGGACCCAAAAGAAACATGGGCACTAATCGTTTGGTTAAATTATGCAGCTTGGCTACATTATCGAATTGTTAAAGGCCTAAGAGGCTCTATTTTGGCCTGGTGGGCACTGATTGGGCTTGTTATTACTACCTTTGCTTTTTTAGGCGTCAATATGTTTTTATCGGGACTGCATTCATATGGCGAACTTTAA
- a CDS encoding cytochrome c biogenesis protein ResB, protein MSFAVSMLVFLGIASIIGTMLKQNEPYENYIIKLGEFWFVYFEKIGLYDVYHSIWFLIILLFLVLSTTLCIIKNTPAILKDFSVFKDSLEEKSLLSFTHHLVIKNKKYVNTSKILHYLKQSKYKVKEKSKENGDFLIVAKKGNYQRIGYILTHIGVVIICLGGLLDGNLIFKAQELLGYKKIETLDMPASKVPEASRLSLSNTSFRANMTLAEGSSDNVAFVRMKDGYLVQDLPFKITLKDFRINHYSTGMPKSFESDLVISDPELSQDITKTISVNHPFTYKGIAIYQSDFQDGGTKLNIKLRSLFNSNSTQKIDGKIFDKVKLDKDQITYEFNDFKKFNVLHLKEGEKEKPRNVGPSVTYKVRNSSGQAREYLSYQYPMPIEGRSFYISGMRETPQEEFKYLKIPADAKGSIDEFMLFKDALQNKTLIESVAKKIANQSTSNIDKNNEVKESFEKSVNKLMALFGQGGFSNIAENIDKNIPANEKEKAVQTYLKIIDIASSEIYKARFNLADKDLNQTRIIFIQDALNAYSDIFFYGVPYYFELTSYEQKEASGLQLTKSPGQFWVYLGSLSLVLGIFSMIYLHERKLWLLIKAKGGVILALSSNRKNIDFENDFKKLIQEIKKIIQ, encoded by the coding sequence ATGAGCTTCGCGGTGTCGATGCTTGTATTTTTGGGCATTGCATCAATCATAGGAACAATGCTTAAGCAGAATGAGCCCTATGAGAACTACATTATTAAATTAGGCGAATTTTGGTTTGTATATTTTGAAAAAATTGGTCTTTATGATGTATATCACAGCATTTGGTTTTTAATAATTCTTCTTTTTTTGGTTTTATCTACAACGCTTTGTATTATTAAAAATACACCAGCAATTCTTAAGGACTTTTCAGTATTTAAAGATTCTTTAGAGGAAAAGTCACTTTTATCATTCACACATCATCTTGTTATAAAAAATAAAAAGTATGTGAATACTTCAAAAATTCTTCATTACTTAAAACAATCTAAATATAAGGTAAAAGAGAAATCGAAAGAAAATGGCGATTTTTTAATTGTTGCCAAGAAGGGAAACTACCAGCGCATAGGGTATATTTTGACGCATATTGGAGTGGTAATAATTTGCTTAGGTGGGTTATTGGATGGCAATCTGATTTTTAAAGCTCAAGAATTACTAGGTTATAAAAAAATTGAAACATTAGATATGCCGGCTTCAAAGGTTCCAGAAGCAAGTAGATTAAGTCTGAGCAATACCTCATTTAGAGCAAATATGACGCTTGCTGAGGGCTCTTCAGATAATGTTGCATTTGTCAGAATGAAAGATGGATACCTTGTACAAGATTTGCCTTTTAAAATAACTCTAAAAGATTTTAGAATTAATCATTATTCAACAGGTATGCCAAAATCCTTTGAAAGCGATTTGGTAATTTCCGATCCTGAACTTTCTCAAGATATAACAAAAACAATTAGCGTTAATCATCCTTTTACCTATAAAGGTATAGCAATATATCAATCAGATTTTCAAGATGGAGGCACAAAGCTAAATATTAAATTGCGAAGCCTATTCAATTCTAACTCTACTCAAAAAATAGATGGAAAGATTTTTGATAAAGTCAAATTAGATAAAGATCAAATTACTTACGAGTTTAATGATTTTAAAAAATTTAATGTATTACATTTAAAAGAGGGCGAAAAAGAAAAGCCCAGAAATGTAGGTCCAAGTGTCACCTATAAGGTTAGAAATAGCTCAGGTCAGGCTCGTGAATATCTTTCATATCAATATCCTATGCCAATTGAGGGACGTTCATTCTATATAAGCGGCATGAGAGAAACGCCGCAAGAAGAATTTAAATACTTAAAAATTCCTGCAGACGCAAAAGGCTCTATTGATGAATTTATGTTATTTAAAGATGCGCTTCAAAATAAAACACTGATTGAATCTGTTGCAAAAAAAATAGCCAATCAATCGACGAGTAATATAGATAAAAATAATGAGGTTAAAGAATCATTTGAAAAGAGCGTTAATAAATTAATGGCTTTATTTGGGCAAGGAGGATTTTCAAATATTGCTGAAAATATAGATAAAAATATTCCAGCGAATGAAAAAGAAAAAGCAGTTCAAACTTACTTAAAAATTATTGATATTGCATCAAGTGAGATTTATAAAGCCAGATTTAATCTGGCAGATAAAGATCTCAATCAAACTCGAATCATATTTATACAAGATGCATTAAATGCATATAGTGATATATTTTTTTATGGAGTTCCTTATTACTTTGAATTAACAAGTTATGAACAAAAAGAAGCAAGCGGACTCCAATTGACTAAGTCGCCTGGTCAATTTTGGGTTTATCTTGGGTCCTTAAGTTTAGTGCTTGGTATTTTTTCAATGATTTATTTACATGAAAGAAAATTATGGTTGCTTATAAAAGCAAAAGGCGGCGTTATACTAGCTTTAAGCTCTAATCGTAAGAATATAGATTTTGAAAATGACTTCAAAAAATTAATTCAAGAAATTAAGAAAATTATTCAATAA
- a CDS encoding BolA family protein, translating into MTADDIRQSILEKLECEFIEILGEDGTHFEGTIVSSLFEGLNRVKQHQMVFNALGDKMKSEIHALSMKTYTPHEWNQLKT; encoded by the coding sequence ATGACAGCTGACGATATTAGGCAATCGATTCTCGAAAAACTTGAATGTGAGTTTATAGAAATTTTAGGTGAGGATGGCACCCATTTTGAGGGCACGATTGTAAGTAGTTTATTTGAAGGATTAAATCGGGTTAAACAACATCAAATGGTATTTAATGCTTTAGGCGATAAGATGAAAAGTGAAATTCATGCTCTATCTATGAAGACTTATACACCACATGAATGGAATCAATTAAAAACGTAA